The following proteins come from a genomic window of Perognathus longimembris pacificus isolate PPM17 chromosome 12, ASM2315922v1, whole genome shotgun sequence:
- the Maf1 gene encoding repressor of RNA polymerase III transcription MAF1 homolog isoform X1: MKLLENSSFEAINSQLTVETGDAHIIGRIESYSCKMAGDDKHMFKQFCQEGQPHVLEALSPPQTSGLSPSRLSKSQGGEDESPLSDKCSRKTLFYLIATLNESFRPDYDFSTARSHEFSREPSLSWVVNAVNCSLFSAVREDFKALKPQLWNAVDEEICLAECDIYSYNPDLDSDPFGEDGSLWSFNYFFYNKRLKRIVFFSCRSISGSTYTPSEAGNTLDMELGEEESGGRGSEVGAEETSTMEEDRLLLPVLRLD, encoded by the exons ATGAAGCTGTTGGAAAACTCCAGCTTCGAGGCCATCAACTCACAGCTGACTGTGGAGACTGGAGATGCCCACATCATTGGCAg GATTGAAAGCTACTCGTGTAAGATGGCAGGAGACGATAAACACATGTTCAAGCAGTTTTGCCAGGAAGGCCAGCCCCATGTGCTGGAGGCACTGTCTCCCCCCCAGACCTCTGGCCTGAGCCCTAGCAG ACTGAGCAAGAGCCAAGGCGGTGAAGATGAGAGCCCCCTCAGTGACAAGTGCAGCCGCAAGACCCTCTTCTACCTGATTGCCACCCTCAACGAGTCCTTCAGGCCTGACTATGACTTCAGCACAGCCCGGAGCCATGAGTTCAGCCGGGAGCCCAGCCTTAGCTGG GTGGTCAATGCAGTCAACTGCAGCCTGTTCTCTGCTGTTCGAGAGGATTTTAAGGCCCTGAAGCCACAACTGTGGAACGCAGTGGACGAGGAGATCTGCCTTGCCGAGTGTGACATTTACAG CTACAATCCAGACCTGGACTCAGACCCTTTTGGGGAGGATGGCAGCCTCTGGTCCTTCAATTATTTCTTCTACAACAAGCGGCTCAAGCGAATTGTCTTCTTCAGCTGCCGCTCCATCAG TGGTTCCACGTACACGCCCTCTGAGGCAGGCAACACACTGGACATGGAActaggagaggaagagagtggaGGCAGAGGCAGCGAGGTGGGGGCAGAGGAGACCAGCACCATGGAAGAGGACAG GCTCCTACTGCCCGTGCTGCGACTGGACTAG
- the Maf1 gene encoding repressor of RNA polymerase III transcription MAF1 homolog isoform X2 yields the protein MKLLENSSFEAINSQLTVETGDAHIIGRIESYSCKMAGDDKHMFKQFCQEGQPHVLEALSPPQTSGLSPSRLSKSQGGEDESPLSDKCSRKTLFYLIATLNESFRPDYDFSTARSHEFSREPSLSWVVNAVNCSLFSAVREDFKALKPQLWNAVDEEICLAECDIYSYNPDLDSDPFGEDGSLWSFNYFFYNKRLKRIVFFSCRSISGSTYTPSEAGNTLDMELGEEESGGRGSEVGAEETSTMEEDRVPVMCM from the exons ATGAAGCTGTTGGAAAACTCCAGCTTCGAGGCCATCAACTCACAGCTGACTGTGGAGACTGGAGATGCCCACATCATTGGCAg GATTGAAAGCTACTCGTGTAAGATGGCAGGAGACGATAAACACATGTTCAAGCAGTTTTGCCAGGAAGGCCAGCCCCATGTGCTGGAGGCACTGTCTCCCCCCCAGACCTCTGGCCTGAGCCCTAGCAG ACTGAGCAAGAGCCAAGGCGGTGAAGATGAGAGCCCCCTCAGTGACAAGTGCAGCCGCAAGACCCTCTTCTACCTGATTGCCACCCTCAACGAGTCCTTCAGGCCTGACTATGACTTCAGCACAGCCCGGAGCCATGAGTTCAGCCGGGAGCCCAGCCTTAGCTGG GTGGTCAATGCAGTCAACTGCAGCCTGTTCTCTGCTGTTCGAGAGGATTTTAAGGCCCTGAAGCCACAACTGTGGAACGCAGTGGACGAGGAGATCTGCCTTGCCGAGTGTGACATTTACAG CTACAATCCAGACCTGGACTCAGACCCTTTTGGGGAGGATGGCAGCCTCTGGTCCTTCAATTATTTCTTCTACAACAAGCGGCTCAAGCGAATTGTCTTCTTCAGCTGCCGCTCCATCAG TGGTTCCACGTACACGCCCTCTGAGGCAGGCAACACACTGGACATGGAActaggagaggaagagagtggaGGCAGAGGCAGCGAGGTGGGGGCAGAGGAGACCAGCACCATGGAAGAGGACAG GGTCCCGGTGATGTGCATGTGA
- the Sharpin gene encoding sharpin isoform X1, which produces MAPPAGGAAAAAGSGPAAVLGAVHAAVRPLGAGPDAEAQLRRLQLSSDPARPGRFRLELLGSGPGAVGLEWSLESVSYTVRGPSQHELQPPPGGPGPFSLQFLNPQEAQRWAALVQGATAEGQNGSGSPALALGAEKCHASLPCPPVAPTPTASQLEVHLPQSPGDLAEKEELARRLAQAVAGGDQKGAAQVAAILAQGHVALDIQLPEACFPPGPIRLQVTVEDATSAASSASPAHISLQIHPHCTIAALQEQVFSEFGFPPAVQRWIIGHCLCMPERSLASYGVQQDGDPAYLYLLSVPREAPGQFLIGVGRWGSACDSPECPSSAIGHSTQHSQMDEEPECLFPQSAGLPSAPKPPGWPCPSCTFINAPSRPGCEMCSTQRPSAWDPLSAVST; this is translated from the exons ATGGCGCcgccggcgggcggggcggcggcggccgcagGCTCGGGCCCCGCGGCGGTGCTCGGGGCCGTGCACGCGGCGGTGCGGCCGCTGGGCGCGGGGCCGGACGCGGAGGCGCAGCTCCGGAGGCTGCAGCTGAGCTCGGACCCCGCGCGGCCCGGGCGCTTCCGCCTGGAGCTGCTGGGGTCGGGGCCCGGGGCG GTCGGTCTGGAGTGGTCCTTGGAGTCAGTTTCCTACACAGTCCGTGGCCCCAGCCAGCATGAACTGCAGCCTCCACCAGGAGGACCTGGACCCTTCAGCCTGCAGTTCCTCAACCCCCAGGAAGCTCAGCGGTGGGCAGCCCTGGTGCAAGGTGCCACCGCAGAGGGACAGAATG GCAGTGGCAGCCCAGCCCTAGCCCTGGGTGCAGAAAAGTGCCATGCTTCCTTGCCCTGTCCCCCTGTGGCCCCAACACCCACAGCATCCCAACTTGAGGTGCATCTTCCCCAGAGCCCTGGAGACTTGGCTGAGAAAG AAGAGCTGGCCAGGCGCTTGGCCCAGGCTGTTGCAGGTGGGGACCAGAAAGGGGCAGCCCAAGTGGCAGCGATCCTGGCCCAGGGTCACGTGGCTCTCGATATCCAGCTCCCAGAAGCCTGCTTCCCACCTGGTCCCATCAG GCTGCAGGTGACAGTTGAAGATGCCACATCTGCTGCATCCTCTGCGTCTCCCGCCCACATTTCACTCCAGATCCACCCCCACTGCACCATTGCAGCCCTCCAGGAGCAG GTGTTCTCGGAATTTGGTTTCCCACCAGCTGTGCAGCGCTGGATCATTGGGCATTGCCTCTGTATGCCTGAACGGAGCCTTGCTTCCTATGGGGTCCAGCAGGATGGAGACCCTGCCTATCTCTATTTGCTCTCAGTCCCCCGAGAGGCCCCag gtcagTTCTTGATAGGAGTGGGAAGGTGGGGTTCAGCCTGTGACAGCCCTGAGTGCCCTTCCTCTGCCATAGGACACAGTACTCAACACTCCCAGATGGATGAAGAACCAGAATGCTTGTTTCCCCAATCAGCGGGGCTGCCCTCTGCCCCCAAGCCA CCTGGCTGGCCATGTCCTTCCTGCACCTTCATCAATGCCCCAAGCCGTCCTGGTTGTGAGATGTGCAGCACCCAGAGGCCAAGTGCTTGGGACCCTCTCTCTGCAGTCTCCACCTAG
- the Sharpin gene encoding sharpin isoform X3, with product MAPPAGGAAAAAGSGPAAVLGAVHAAVRPLGAGPDAEAQLRRLQLSSDPARPGRFRLELLGSGPGAVGLEWSLESVSYTVRGPSQHELQPPPGGPGPFSLQFLNPQEAQRWAALVQGATAEGQNEELARRLAQAVAGGDQKGAAQVAAILAQGHVALDIQLPEACFPPGPIRLQVTVEDATSAASSASPAHISLQIHPHCTIAALQEQVFSEFGFPPAVQRWIIGHCLCMPERSLASYGVQQDGDPAYLYLLSVPREAPGQFLIGVGRWGSACDSPECPSSAIGHSTQHSQMDEEPECLFPQSAGLPSAPKPPGWPCPSCTFINAPSRPGCEMCSTQRPSAWDPLSAVST from the exons ATGGCGCcgccggcgggcggggcggcggcggccgcagGCTCGGGCCCCGCGGCGGTGCTCGGGGCCGTGCACGCGGCGGTGCGGCCGCTGGGCGCGGGGCCGGACGCGGAGGCGCAGCTCCGGAGGCTGCAGCTGAGCTCGGACCCCGCGCGGCCCGGGCGCTTCCGCCTGGAGCTGCTGGGGTCGGGGCCCGGGGCG GTCGGTCTGGAGTGGTCCTTGGAGTCAGTTTCCTACACAGTCCGTGGCCCCAGCCAGCATGAACTGCAGCCTCCACCAGGAGGACCTGGACCCTTCAGCCTGCAGTTCCTCAACCCCCAGGAAGCTCAGCGGTGGGCAGCCCTGGTGCAAGGTGCCACCGCAGAGGGACAGAATG AAGAGCTGGCCAGGCGCTTGGCCCAGGCTGTTGCAGGTGGGGACCAGAAAGGGGCAGCCCAAGTGGCAGCGATCCTGGCCCAGGGTCACGTGGCTCTCGATATCCAGCTCCCAGAAGCCTGCTTCCCACCTGGTCCCATCAG GCTGCAGGTGACAGTTGAAGATGCCACATCTGCTGCATCCTCTGCGTCTCCCGCCCACATTTCACTCCAGATCCACCCCCACTGCACCATTGCAGCCCTCCAGGAGCAG GTGTTCTCGGAATTTGGTTTCCCACCAGCTGTGCAGCGCTGGATCATTGGGCATTGCCTCTGTATGCCTGAACGGAGCCTTGCTTCCTATGGGGTCCAGCAGGATGGAGACCCTGCCTATCTCTATTTGCTCTCAGTCCCCCGAGAGGCCCCag gtcagTTCTTGATAGGAGTGGGAAGGTGGGGTTCAGCCTGTGACAGCCCTGAGTGCCCTTCCTCTGCCATAGGACACAGTACTCAACACTCCCAGATGGATGAAGAACCAGAATGCTTGTTTCCCCAATCAGCGGGGCTGCCCTCTGCCCCCAAGCCA CCTGGCTGGCCATGTCCTTCCTGCACCTTCATCAATGCCCCAAGCCGTCCTGGTTGTGAGATGTGCAGCACCCAGAGGCCAAGTGCTTGGGACCCTCTCTCTGCAGTCTCCACCTAG
- the Sharpin gene encoding sharpin isoform X2, producing the protein MAPPAGGAAAAAGSGPAAVLGAVHAAVRPLGAGPDAEAQLRRLQLSSDPARPGRFRLELLGSGPGAVGLEWSLESVSYTVRGPSQHELQPPPGGPGPFSLQFLNPQEAQRWAALVQGATAEGQNGSGSPALALGAEKCHASLPCPPVAPTPTASQLEVHLPQSPGDLAEKEELARRLAQAVAGGDQKGAAQVAAILAQGHVALDIQLPEACFPPGPIRLQVTVEDATSAASSASPAHISLQIHPHCTIAALQEQVFSEFGFPPAVQRWIIGHCLCMPERSLASYGVQQDGDPAYLYLLSVPREAPGHSTQHSQMDEEPECLFPQSAGLPSAPKPPGWPCPSCTFINAPSRPGCEMCSTQRPSAWDPLSAVST; encoded by the exons ATGGCGCcgccggcgggcggggcggcggcggccgcagGCTCGGGCCCCGCGGCGGTGCTCGGGGCCGTGCACGCGGCGGTGCGGCCGCTGGGCGCGGGGCCGGACGCGGAGGCGCAGCTCCGGAGGCTGCAGCTGAGCTCGGACCCCGCGCGGCCCGGGCGCTTCCGCCTGGAGCTGCTGGGGTCGGGGCCCGGGGCG GTCGGTCTGGAGTGGTCCTTGGAGTCAGTTTCCTACACAGTCCGTGGCCCCAGCCAGCATGAACTGCAGCCTCCACCAGGAGGACCTGGACCCTTCAGCCTGCAGTTCCTCAACCCCCAGGAAGCTCAGCGGTGGGCAGCCCTGGTGCAAGGTGCCACCGCAGAGGGACAGAATG GCAGTGGCAGCCCAGCCCTAGCCCTGGGTGCAGAAAAGTGCCATGCTTCCTTGCCCTGTCCCCCTGTGGCCCCAACACCCACAGCATCCCAACTTGAGGTGCATCTTCCCCAGAGCCCTGGAGACTTGGCTGAGAAAG AAGAGCTGGCCAGGCGCTTGGCCCAGGCTGTTGCAGGTGGGGACCAGAAAGGGGCAGCCCAAGTGGCAGCGATCCTGGCCCAGGGTCACGTGGCTCTCGATATCCAGCTCCCAGAAGCCTGCTTCCCACCTGGTCCCATCAG GCTGCAGGTGACAGTTGAAGATGCCACATCTGCTGCATCCTCTGCGTCTCCCGCCCACATTTCACTCCAGATCCACCCCCACTGCACCATTGCAGCCCTCCAGGAGCAG GTGTTCTCGGAATTTGGTTTCCCACCAGCTGTGCAGCGCTGGATCATTGGGCATTGCCTCTGTATGCCTGAACGGAGCCTTGCTTCCTATGGGGTCCAGCAGGATGGAGACCCTGCCTATCTCTATTTGCTCTCAGTCCCCCGAGAGGCCCCag GACACAGTACTCAACACTCCCAGATGGATGAAGAACCAGAATGCTTGTTTCCCCAATCAGCGGGGCTGCCCTCTGCCCCCAAGCCA CCTGGCTGGCCATGTCCTTCCTGCACCTTCATCAATGCCCCAAGCCGTCCTGGTTGTGAGATGTGCAGCACCCAGAGGCCAAGTGCTTGGGACCCTCTCTCTGCAGTCTCCACCTAG
- the LOC125360827 gene encoding cytochrome c1, heme protein, mitochondrial, with protein sequence MAAAASSLRGAVLGPRGAGLPGACARGLLGGGRPGQLPLRTAQAVSLSSKSGPSRGRKVMLSALGVLAAGGAGLAVALHSAVSASDLELHPPSYPWSHRGLLSSLDHTSIRRGFQVYKQVCSSCHSMDLVAYRHLVGVCYTEEEAKALAEEVEVQDGPNENGEMFMRPGKLSDYLPKPYPNEEAARAANNGALPPDLSYIVRARHGGEDYVFSLLTGYCEPPTGVSLREGLYFNPYFPGQAIGMAPPIYNEVLEFDDGTPASMSQVAKDIATFLRWASEPEHDHRKRMGLKMLMMVGLLVPLTYALKRHKWSVLKSRKLAYRPPK encoded by the exons ATGGCGGCGGCGGCTTCTTCGCTCCGAGGCGCGGTGCTGggcccgcggggcgcggggctcccgGGCGCGTGTGCCCGGGGCCTGCTGGGCGGCGGGCGGCCCGGGCAGCTTCCGCTGAGGACGGCTCAG GCAGTGTCCTTGTCCTCGAAATCTGGCCCTTCCCGGGGCCGGAAGGTGATGCTGTCTGCGCTCGGCGTGCTGGCGGCCGGCGGCGCGGGACTGGCTGTGGCCCTGCATTCCGCTGTGAGTGCTAGTGATCTGGAGCTGCACCCCCCCAGCTATCCGTGGTCGCACCGTGGCCTCCTGTCCTCTTTGGACCACACCAG catcCGGAGGGGTTTCCAAGTATATAAGCAAGTGTGCTCTTCCTGCCACAGCATGGATCTTGTGGCTTACCGCCACCTGGTGGGCGTGTGCTACACGGAGGAAGAAGCGAAGGCACTGGCCGAGGAG GTGGAGGTCCAAGATGGCCCCAATGAAAATGGGGAGATGTTCATGAGGCCAGGAAAACTATCCGACTATTTGCCAAAACCATATCCTAATGAGGAGGCTGCCAGAGCCGCCAACAATGGAGCCTTGCCCCCTGACCTCAGCTACATCGTGAGAGCTAG GCACGGTGGTGAGGACTACGTCTTCTCTTTGCTCACGGGCTACTGTGAGCCACCCACTGGGGTGTCACTACGAGAAGGCCTCTACTTCAATCCCTACTTCCCAGGCCAGGCCATTGGCATGGCCCCTCCCATCTATAATGAAGTCTTGGAGTTTGACGATG GCACCCCAGCTTCTATGTCCCAGGTTGCCAAGGATATCGCTACCTTCCTGCGCTGGGCATCTGAGCCAGAACACGACCATCGAAAACGCATGGGCCTTAAG ATGTTGATGATGGTAGGCTTGCTGGTGCCCTTGACATATGCCTTGAAGCGGCATAAGTGGTCAGTCCTGAAGAGCCGAAAGTTGGCATACCGGCCACCCAAGTGA
- the Gpaa1 gene encoding glycosylphosphatidylinositol anchor attachment 1 protein: MGLLSDPVRRRALARLVLRLNAPLCVLSYLAGVAWFLALAFPPLTQRTYMSENAMGSTMVEEQFVGGDRARSLARDFAAHRRKSGALPVAWLERTMRSVGLEVYTQSFSRKLPFPDETHERYMVSGTNVYGILRAPRAASTESLVFTVPCGPESTNSQAVGLLLALASHFRGQIYWAKDIIFLVTEHDLLGTEAWLEAYHDVNVTGMQSSPLQGRAGSIQAAVALELSSDVVTSLDVTVEGLNGQLPNLDLLNLFQTFCQKGGLLCTLQGKLQPQDWTSVDGPLQSLQTLLLMVLRQASGRPHGPHGLFLRYRVEALTLRGINSFRQYKYDLVAVGKALEGMFRKLNHLLERLHQSFFFYLLPALSRFVSIGLYMPAVGFLLLVLGLKALELWMQLHEAGVGPEEAGGRPGPRPPLPPAQSVGLASLVAPLLISQAMGLALYILPVWGQHVAAQHFPVAEAEAVVLTLLAIYVAGLALPHNTHWVVSVQTPDRGWMALKLVALIYLALQLGCIALTNFSLGFLLAATMVPAAALAKPSGPRPLYAALLVLTSPAVTLLGSLFLWRELQEAPLSLAEGWQLFLAALAQGVLEHHTYGALLFPLLALGLYPCWLLFWNVLFWK, from the exons CGTGCTGAGCTACCTCGCGGGCGTCGCCTGGTTCCTGGCGCTGGCCTTCCCGCCGCTGACCCAGCGCACCTACATGTCGGAGAACGCCATGGGCTCCACCATGGTGGAGGAGCAGTTTGTGGGCGGAGACCGCGCGCGCAGCTTGGCCCGCGACTTCGCTGCTCACCGCAGGAAGTCGGG GGCTCTGCCAGTGGCCTGGCTGGAGCGGACGATGCGATCCGTGGGGCTGGAGGTCTACACGCAGAGCTTCTCCCGGAAACTGCCCTTTCCCGATGAGACCCACGAGCGCTAC ATGGTGTCGGGCACCAATGTGTACGGTATCCTTCGGGCCCCGCGTGCTGCCAGCACGGAGTCCCTGGTCTTCACTGTACCCTGTGGCCCAGAGTCTACCAATAGCCAGGCTGTGGGGCTGCTCTTGGCGCTGGCATCCCATTTCCGAG GGCAGATTTACTGGGCCAAAGATATCATCTTCCTGGTGACAGAACATGACCTCCTGGGCACTGAGGCTTGGCTCGAAGCTTACCACGATGTCAATGTCACTG GCATGCAGTCCTCCCCTCTGCAGGGCCGGGCAGGGTCCATCCAGGCAGCTGTGGCCCTGGAGCTGAGCAGTGACGTGGTCACCAGCCTCGACGTGACTGTGGAAGGACTCAATGGGCAGCTGCCCAACCTTGACCTGCTCAACCTATTCCAGACTTTCTGCCAGAAAGGCGGGCTGCTGTGTACACTTCAGGGCAAG CTGCAGCCTCAGGACTGGACCTCCGTGGATGGGCCGCTGCAGAGCCTGCAGACACTGCTGCTTATGGTTCTTCGGCAGGCCTCTGGGCGTCCTCACGGCCCCCATGGCCTCTTCCTACGCTACCGGGTGGAGGCGCTGACCCTACGTGGTATCAATAGCTTCCGCCAGTACAAGTATGACTTGGTGGCCGTGGGAAA GGCTCTGGAGGGCATGTTCCGCAAGCTCAACCACCTCCTGGAGCGCCTGCACCAGTCATTCTTCTTCTACCTGCTGCCTGCTCTCTCCCGCTTCGTCTCCATTGGCCTCTACATGCCTGCTGTCGGCTTCTTACTCCTGGTCCTTGGCCTCAAG GCTCTAGAGCTATGGATGCAGCTGCACGAGGCTGGAGTGGGTCCTGAGGAGGCTggcgggcgccccggcccccgtcCTCCGCTCCCCCCGGCACAG AGTGTGGGGCTGGCCTCCCTTGTGGCGCCTCTGCTGATCTCTCAGGCCATGGGCCTGGCCCTCTACATCCTGCCCGTTTGGGGCCAGCATGTGGCTGCCCAGCACTTCCCAGTGGCTGAGGCAGAAGCTGTGGTGCTGACGCTGCTGGCTATTTACGTGGCTGGCCTGGCCCTTCCACACAACACCCACTG GGTGGTGAGCGTACAGACCCCGGACAGGGGCTGGATGGCCCTGAAGTTGGTGGCCCTGATTTACCTAGCACTTCAGCTGGGCTGCATCGCCCTCACCAACTTCTCACTGGGCTTCCTGCTGGCTGCCACCATGGTGCCTGCTGCTGCACTCGCCAAGCCCAGCGGGCCCCG GCCCCTCTATGCTGCCCTGCTGGTGCTCACCAGCCCAGCGGTCACGCTCCTGGGCAGCTTGTTCCTGTGGCGGGAACTGCAGGAGGCGCCGTTGTCGCTGGCTGAGGGCTGGCAGCTCTTCTTGGCAGCTCTGGCCCAGGGCGTGCTGGAGCACCACACCTATGGTGCCCTGCTCTTCCCACTGCTGGCCCTGGGCCTGTACCCCTGCTGGCTGCTCTTCTGGAATGTGCTCTTCTGGAAGTGA